DNA from Paraburkholderia sp. ZP32-5:
GACCGTATCGGCGAGACCGCCGACGCAATGCACGAGCGGCAGCGTCCCATAGGCGAGCGCATACAGCTGCGTGAGTCCGCACGGCTCGAAGCGCGACGGCACCGCGACCACGTCGCTGCCCGCGATGATCGTATGCGCGAGGGTTTCGTCGAAGCCGAGTTCGACCGCGACCGATTCCGGATGCGCCTGCGCGGCCCTCTTCAGGCCGGCTTCGAGCGCTGGATCGCCGGTGCCGAACACCACCAGCTGGCCGCCGCGCCGGACGATCTCCGGCACCACGCCGAGCAGCAGATCGAGACCTTTCTGCTCGGTCAGGCGACTCACGACGCCGAACAGCAGCGCATCGCTTTTCTGCGCGAGACCGAAGCGCTTTTGCAGCGCTTCCTTGCATGCGAGCTTGCCGGCGAGGCGTGTTGCGCTGTAGTGCGTCGCGACGAGCGCATCGTTGGCGGGATTCCACACCGTGTAGTCGACGCCGTTGAGGATTCCGCTCAGGTCGTGCGAGCGATGACGCAGTAGCGCGTCCAGCCCGCCGCCGTGCGCGATCGTCTGGATTTCGCGCGCATAGGTGGGGCTAACGGTCGTGATGCGGTCGCTGTAATAGAGCCCCGCCTTCAGGAACGACAGCTGGCCGTAGAACTCGACGCCGTGCATGCTGAAGAAGTCGGCCGGCAGACCGAGCTGGCCGAACTGATGCGCCGGGAAAATGCCCTGATACGCGAGGTTGTGAATCGTGAACACGCTGCGCGCAAGCGTGCACCCGTGTTCGCGTTCAGCCGCCTTCAGATAGGCGGGCGCGAGCCCCGCGTGCCAGTCGTGCGCATGAACGATCTGCGCCGACCACGTCGGGTCCAATTGCTGCGCGAGTTGCGCGGCGACCCAGCCGAGCAGCGCGAAACGCCGTGCGTTGTCGCCATAGGGCACGTGCTGGTCGTCCAGATATGGGTTGCCGGGCCGGTCGTACAGCGACGGCGCGCGGATCACGTAGACCGTGAGTCCGTTGGTGGGCAGCGTGCCGCGCTCGAGCGTCACGTCCGGTGCGTCGAAGCGGCGCCCCAGTTGCACGACTGGCTTCAGTTCGCGCAAACCGGCGAGCACCGCCGGAAAGCCGGGCAGCAGCACTCGCACATCGGCGCCAAGCTCGATCAGCGCGGACGGCAACGCGCCCGCGACGTCGGCGAGACCGCCCGTTTTGAGAAGGGGATACAGCTCGCTTGCGACGTGCAGGGCGCGAATCGTCATAGGCTGGGTCTCTGTCAGGTTGGCTCGGTTGCCTTCGGGGTTGCCAGGGACTGCTCGCCGCGCATCGCCGCCGCGTTGGCCGGCTGCTCGGCCGCTTATGGCCGCTCATGGACGCTTATGGCGGCCGGCGCGGGCAAGGCGGTATGCAACACGCGGCATGCGTGCGGAATGCGCACGCGTCGCGCACTACTTGCGCGCTATTTAGGCTGTTTGCGCAGCGCTTCTTCGGTGACGAGTACCACACCGTCGTCGGTGCGATAGAAGCGCTCGGCGTCGCGTGCCGCGTCTTCGCCGATCACGGTGCCTTCCGGGATCGAGCAGCCGCGATCGATCACCACCTTCTGCAGGCGGCAGCTCGCGCCGACCGTGACCTGCGGCAACAAGACTGCCTCATTGATGTTACAGAACGAACTCACTTTCACATTCGACGACAGCACCGAGCGCGAAATCTGCGAGCCCGAGATCACGCAGCCGCCACACACGATCAGGTTATTGCCGGAGCCCTGCAGCCCCTTCATGTCGCGCACGAACTTCGCGGGCGGCAGTTGCTCCTGATACGTCCAGATCGGCCAGCTGCGGTCGTACAGATCGAGCGTCGGGATCGTCGAGGCGAGATCGAGATTCGCGGCCCAGTACGCGTCGATCGTGCCGACATCACGCCAGTACGGTTCGACGTTCGGATCCGACGACACGCACGACATGCTGAACGGATGCGCGATCGCCGTGCCCTGGGTGACGACGCGTGGCAGGATGTCCTTGCCGAAGTCGTGATCGGTATCGATCGCCGCGATGTTTTCCTCGAGCAGCGAGTACAGGTAGTCGGCGTTGAACACGTAGATGCCCATGCTCGCGAGCGCGGTGTCGGGGCGGCCGGGCATCGCGGGCGGATCGGCCGGCTTTTCGACGAAGCCGGTCACGCGGCGGTTTTCGTCGACCGCCATCACGCCGAACGCGACCGCGTCCATGCGCGGCACCTCGATGCAGCCGACCGTGCAGTCCGCGCCGCTGTCCGCGTGATCGGCGATCATGCGCGTGTAGTCCATCTTGTAGATGTGGTCGCCCGCGAGCACGACCACGTACTTCGGACGGATCGAGCGGATGATGTCGAGGTTCTGGAACACCGCATCGGCGGTGCCGCGATACCAGTGCGCGCCTTCGACGCGCTGCTGCGCGGGCCACAGATCGATGAACTCGCCCATTTCGCCGCGCAGGAAGCCCCAGCCGCGCTGCAGATGACGCAGCAGCGAATGCGCCTTGTACTGCGTGACCACCGCGATGCGGCGGATGCCCGAATTCAGGCAGTTCGACAGCGCGAAATCGATGATCCGGTATTTGCCGCCGAAGTGAACCGCGGGTTTGACACGCTTGTTGGTGAGGGGCCCGAGGCGGGTGCCGCGTCCGCCCGCGAGAACGATCGCGAGCGTGGTGCGTTGCAGGTCGTTTAGCCGAGCCGGAGTGCTCATGTTTGTCTCCCATGCAAGTACTTGCTGATTGGTATGCCCCCGGGGTGATCTGATTGTGTGCGGTTAGCCGATGCGTCGACTCCTGCTGCAACGCGGGCCTGTTCGACTCGACATCTCCGCCGCGCTATCGGCTGGTCACCTGCTGTCTCGTCTTTTCAGGGCTTCACCGTCGCTGCTTTCCCGTCGCTGTTTTGCGGCCCTGTCAGCTAGTTCTAGCACCGATTCGACGCAAGCGAACAATGTTTATTGCACCCGTGACGCGCCGGGCCATCCTCGCACGATCGGCTTTCGCCGCGCAGCGCTCCGTGCGGCGAAGCACACAGAACGCGAGGTTATGCGCGTGCGAAGATCCGATTAGCCACGGATCGCAATATGCATGCCACGTTGCTGTCCGAGGCCGTACGCGCGGCGCCGATGTGCAAGGCCGATGTGTAAGGCTGCTCGCGCGAAGACGTTTGCGCGATGCGGTTGCGCGGTTGGCGGCGTTATCCGGCGGTGCGTCGTAGAATCGTGCGCTCCCGGTGGACAGGTCGGCGCGGACTGCCGCGACACCGATCCACGTCCGTTCACTGTTGCGTTCTTTTCCCGAAAATGCCGATGAGTCTCCGCCGCTTACCCTCGCTAGCCCTGTTGAGTATCTGCGCTTGCGTCGCGATGTCCATGGTGTCCGCCGGTGCTGATGCCGCCACGCCGGCCGGCGCGCGGAGCGACACGAGTCCGCCGGCCGCGAGCGCCGCCGCGTCCGCATCCGCGCCTGCCGTCGAGGATCCGGGGCCGGCCTACGGACCGGAGCTTGAAGGTTTCAACTATCCCGCGCCGGTCGCGCGCTTCGAGTTCACATCGCAAGGCGTGCCGTTGCAGATGGCCTACATGGACGTCAAACCGGCGCATCCGAACGGCCGCACCATCGTGTTGCTGCATGGCAAGAACTTCTGCTCGGCGACGTGGGATGCGACGATCCATCGCTTGAGCGATGCTGGCTATCGCGTGGTTGCGCCGGATCAGATCGGCTTCTGTAAGTCGAGCAAGCCCGAGCATTACCAGTACAGCTTCCAGCAGCTCGCGCGCAATACGCACGCGCTGCTCGAATCGATTGGCGTGACGGACGCGACGGTGGTCGGCCATTCGACCGGCGGCATGCTCGCGATCCGCTATGCGCTGATGTATCCGCGCGAAACGCAGCAATTGGTGCTGGTGAATCCGATCGGCCTCGAAGACTGGAAGGCGAAGGGCGTGCCGTCGCTATCGGTCGACCAGTGGTATCAGCGCGAACTGAAGACGACCGCCGACGGCATTCGCCGCTACGAGCAGAGCACCTACTATGCGGGCCAGTGGCGCGCCGATTACGAACCGTGGGTGCAGATGCTCGCGGGCATGTATCGCGGACCGGGCAAGCAGATCGTCGCGTGGAATTCCGCGTTGCTGTACGACATGATTTACACGCAGCCGGTGGTGTATGAACTCGGCCAGTTGCAGATGCCGACGCTTCTGCTGATTGGCCAGAAAGACACGACGGCGATCGGCAAGGACGCGGCACCGCCCGCGGTGCGCGCGAAAATCGGCCACTACCCGGAGCTGGGCCGCGCGGCCGCGAAGGCGATCCCGCATGCGACGCTGGTCGAGTTCGCGGGGCTGGGGCACGCGCCGCAGATGCAGGATCCGGACGCGTTTCATAAGGCGCTGCTCGATGGACTCGCGGCGGTGCCGGCGAATCGGTGAGGGTTCAGAAGAAGGCTTTCAGTCTGATATTGCCGGGCAAAGAAAGCTGGCAATGGGACGTACATCAGCGCAACGCGACGAGGCGGTTCGATGTCGTGGCGCGCCGTTGTCGTTGCCGCCACATAGCGGGAGCTACTCCATAAAAAAGACCGCTGCCCTTACGGGTAGCGGTCTTCGATTGTTCACTGAACTCCTGCTGTCGTCAGACACGGGCTCAAGCCGTGCGACCCGCAAGGCCATCGCGCTTGCAACGACCTCGAGCGACTAGCGTCCAAAGCTCACCGCTGCGGCTGCAACAGTCCCCAGTCCACCAGAATCGTCTGAATGCTACGCGCGTAGGCGTCGCGTTCGTGCGGCGATTCCGAGTGATACGCGCCGATGGCGCGCCACGTGTTGCCGTAACGCACCATCTTCTGCTTGAGCAGCCAGGCGGCCACGAAGATATTCACGCACGGGTCCGTGAGCGCGCGGCTCGGAATACCCTGGTTCTTGAGTTCCGGAAAATGGATTGAATTGATCTGCAACTGTCCGACGTCGATCGAACCGTTGGCGTTGTGGTTGATCGCGGCCGCATCGCCTTTCGATTCGCGCCATGCCACTGCCCGCAGCACGAGCGGATTGACGCCCTGGTAGGCGCCGGCCTTGTCGAAGCAATCGCCGGCGGGCGGGGCGGCCGGGGTGGCCTCGGTGGCCGCGGCGGCTTGTACGGCCGAATTGCCGAGCGCCAGCAGCGCGACCCAGGCGCAGATGGGCCACGATCGCAAACGGCGGAAGGCGTTGGTCTTGTGCTGCTCCATGGGGCGAGGCTCCAGGTCCGGTTCTACTGCGCCAACGCGGAATCGAGTTGCCGCTCGATGTCCTTCAGATAGCTGCGCGACGCATCGGAGACGACGAGACGCGGCGTCGGCATCGCGCAGCGGCAATCGTGGGGGTGCGCCTTCTTCTTGTTGCGCGAGTTCGAACCCGAGCGCGGCGCGGGAAGATCGTCATCATCGCCGCTCGCGGGAGGCAGCATCGCGAGCGAGGGCAGCGGCGGGTAGACCTTGTCCGCCGAGGCCGTGGCCGTGACCGAGGCGGTGGTAGTAGTGGCGCCCGCGGTTGCAGGCGCGCCGGCGGAGGGCTGGGCCGCCGATGCAACCGAACATAAGCAGAACGATGCCGCGGCGATAGCGATCAGGCGCATCGTGTCAGCTCCCCGCATGCAACGGCTCGATCGACACGCTGTACGTCTGGTTTGCGCCTGCCGTCAGATTTTCGAGCGCGGGTTTGAGCCCCTGCTGCGGCACGCCGCGCCAGATCGCCTGGTTGATGTACTTGAAGTCCTGGCTCAACGCCATCACGCGGATCACGGTGGGCTGCTTCTGCGCCGCGGCGAGCGCGCCTGCCTTGACGAGTACCGCGGTCAACTGCGGATCGCGCGCGCCGAGTGCATCGGCGGGAATGTCGAACTTCATGATCACGTTCGACACCACGGCCGGTTTCTCGGCTTGAGCGGTATTGGGCGGCGGCAGTTGTGCGCAACCTGTTACAAACAGCACGGCAAGTAAGAGCACAACGCGCGTCACGTCGGAGTCTCCAAAATTTCGTGGCGATGTACGCGTTGTCGGCTCGGGAAGCTGAGACTTGATACCTGCAGGCAAACGTTTGCGAAAAAGAAAGAGTTCGCTCTCGTGGCGTCGCTTGCCGGAAAGTCGCTGCGCGGGTTGTCGCCTTCGAGCAAAGAACTGCCTGCCCTGTCGACGGCAAGCCGTGGTTATGCAGGTTTGTGACAGTGCAAGCGGGAAGCTTGATTGCGATGTCGCTTCATCTGCGCCGCCGACAGCGGTGATCATGAAGCTTTGGCGGTACTGCCAGGACAAAACGCAGGACAAAACCCGCACATGTGCAGAAGGCCAGCGAACCCGTTGACGCAGTAAAAAAGAAGGGCGGCTACCAATGAGCCGCCCTTCTTTATGTGCCCGCCGATCCGTCATCTGCTTTCGCGCCACGGCTTTAAAGCTCGCTTCGCGAACCGCCTATTTCTGCGTCATCAACTCTTCACGCACCTCGGCACCAATCTCGAACGAGCGCAGCCGCGCGCGATGATCGTAAATCTGCGCGGTCAGCATCAGTTCGTTCGCGCCGGTCTGCTCGATGATCGACTGCAGGTCTGCGCGCACCGTGTCGCGATCGCCGATCGCCGTGCAGGCAAGTGCGCGCGCGACGTTGTTCAACTCCATCTCCGACGCGTCGAGCCGGTCGACCGGCGGCTGCAACTGCCCCGGCGTGCCGCGCCGCAAATTGATGAACTGCTGCTGCAACGATGTGAAAAGACGCGTGGCTTCATCGTTGCTGTCGGCCGCGAACAGATTGACGCCGACCATCGCATACGGTTTGTCGAGCGTCGCCGACGGCCGGAACTGCGCGCGATACACCTGCAGCGCGCTCATCAGGTAATCGGGCGCGAAGTGCGATGCGAACGCGAACGGCAGGCCGAGCGCCGCGGCCAGTTGCGCGCTGTACAGCGACGAGCCGAGCAGCCACAGCGGCACATGCAGACCCGCACCCGGCACCGCGCGAATGCGCTGGCCCGCGACCGGATCGGCGAAATAGCGTTGCAGTTCGACGACGTCGTCGGGGAAGGTTTCGGCGCTCGCCTGCAGATCGCGGCGCAGCGCGCGGGCCGTGGTCTGATCGGTGCCGGGCGCGCGGCCGAGACCGAGGTCGATACGGCCGGGATACAGCGACGCGAGCGTGCCGAACTGTTCGGCGATCACGAGCGGCGCATGGTTCGGCAGCATGATGCCGCCGGAGCCGACCCGGATCGTCTTCGTGCCGCCTGCGACATGGCCGATTACGACCGACGTCGCCGCGCTCGCGATGCCGGGCATATTGTGATGTTCGGCGAGCCAGAAGCGCTTGTAGCCCAGTTTTTCCGCGTGCTGCGCGAGGTCGAGTGTGTTCCTGAAGGCATCCGCCGGCGTGGCGCCCGCGGCGACCGGCGAGAGGTCGAGGACCGAGAAGGGGATCATTGTGTGTGGATGGCAATTGGCGGCGCTTTCGCGCGATGGGGCATTGTGGCAAAGCCGGCATTTTTCTGCTGACGTCCGCGCGATGTCCACGTCGGCGAAAGGGTCTGCCGGGAAGGGTCTGCCGGGGCACGCGGCTTTCGCGTGGCGCGGAAATTGCGCGCGCACCGTGTGGCCGCGCACTGGCACTTTGCGTTCATAGTGCCAGCGTATAAAGAATCCGAAGGTAAGCAAACGCAGCGAGCGCAATGCATTTTTGTGACCGTGCGCCGATCGTCATTCGAGAGTACGGTTGAAGCATCGGTGCGGTGACGCGACGTGTCGCCGACTATCTGGAATGTTGCGAAGGAGTTCCCGATCCCATGAATGTCGTCAAAGAGTTTCGTACCCGATCATTCACAGACGTGTGCCACGCGTTGCTCGATCGCGCGGAGATCGCGCTCGTCGACGTGCGTGAGGAAGAGCCGCACGCACGCAGTCATCCGCTGTTCGCCGCCAGCCTGCCGTTCTCGCGGCTCGAACTCGAAGCGCCGGCGCGGTTGCCGCGTCCGGCGGTGCCGATCGTCGTATTCGACGACGGCGAAGGTCTCGCCGAGCGCGCGGCCGAACGTCTGACAGAACTCGGCTATAGCGATGTCGCGTTGCTCGAAGGCAGTTTGCAAGGCTGGCGCAAAGCAGGCGGTGAGCTGTTCAGGGACGTCAACGTGCCGAGCAAGGCATTCGGCGAACTCGTCGACAGCGTGCGCCATACGCCATCGCTAGCCGCGCACGAGGTGCAGGCGCTGCTCGATCGCGAGGCCGGCGTCGTCGTGCTCGACGCGCGCCGTTTCGAAGAATTTCACACGATGAACATTCCCGGCAGCATCAACGTGCCAGGCGGTGAGCTGGTGTTGCGCGCGCGGCAGTTCGCGCCGGATCCGGCCACGCGCATCATCGTCAATTGCGCGGGGCGCACGCGCAGCATCATCGGTGCGCAGTCGCTGATCAATGCCGGCGTGCCCAATCCGGTCGCGGCGCTGCGTAACGGCACGATGGGCTGGACCCTCGCGGGCCAGCCGCTGGCGCATGGCAGCACACGGCGCTTCGAAGGCCCGGTCGACGACGCATCGCGGCTTGCCGCCGCCGCTGGCGCGCGCGCGGTCGCGGATCGCGCGCGCGTGGGCCGCACGTCGCGCGACGAGGCGCGCCGCTGGGCCGATGAAGAAGTGCGCACCGTGTATCGCTTCGACGTGCGCACGCCGCAAGAGTACGAAGCGGGCCACGTGCCCGGCTTTCGTAGCGCGCCGGGCGGCCAGCTCGTGCAGGAAACCGACATGTTCGCACCGGTGCGCGGCGCGCGTGTGATCGTCGCGGACAACGACGGCGTGCGCGCGAACATGAGCGCATCGTGGCTCGCGCAGATGAACATGGAAGTGTTCGTCGTCGATGGTCTGACCGCGGCCGATTTCGCCGAGAAGGGCACGGCGCCGCTCGCGCGTCACGCGATCGCGCCACCCGAGGTCGACGAAATCGAACCGGCCGGGCTCGCCGCGCTGCTGCAGTCGCCCGGCACGGTGGTGCTCGATTTCGCGCACAGCGAGAACTATGTGAAGCGCCATATCCCCGGCGCGTGGTTCGTGATCCGCAGCCAGCTCGGCGACGCGTTGCGCACGCTGCCCGATGCGAAGCGTTATGTGGTGACGTGCGGCAGCAGCGTACTTGCGCGCTTCGTCGCGCCGGAACTCGCAGCATCGAGTGGCCGGCCGGTGCAGGTATTGCGCGGCGGCACCGCCGCGTGGATCGATGCCGGGTTGCCGGTGGAAGCGGGCGGCACGCGGATGGCGTCGCCGCGTATCGATCGTTACCAGCGTCCGTATGAAGGCACCGACAACGCGCGCGAAGCGATGAGTGCGTATCTGGAATGGGAGCATGGGCTCGTCGCGCAACTCGCGCGCGATGGCACGCATGGGTTTCGTGTGATCTGAACGCGTGACAGGCGGTGAGCAACGAGCGTGGCAGGCCACGCGAATCATCTGCCGATTCGGTGTAAACGCGCTCTCGTAGAAAGCGTTCAATGCGTTTAGATTAGCGGCATCTGGAAAGCTTTTCGAGGGACCAGGACGGCCACACAAGGCAGCGGTTTGTCATTCCGGCGATGGCACGAGGTGAGCGGCCAAGGTTGCTCATCGCTTCGTCCGGAGCAGGCCGCTGCGCGTCGTCCACGGTGCTTCGCACGAGGCGGCTTTCGAGCCGCCGTCACTTTCCGGTTGACCGTATCGACCGACCTGGCGACGCATTGCACTGCGTCGCTTTTTTGCTTCTGGGCCCCTGCGGTTTTCGCTTGATGTTTTTTCCGCGCGGCCGCGCGTCGTTTCACGTGTTTTGTTTCGCCGCCGCCGCTCGTCATTTCCACTCGCTTTCTTTCCCTTCATTGCAGGCTGCGCGCAACAGCCTGCGTGCGCGGCCGCACTCGATGTGCCCGTGCGCCTCGCGGTTTTGCGCGTGCGCGGTTATGCTTGTAGTACACACTACAGACCGGCAACGCGCGCAATACCGTGTGTGTACGCTGATACCGCACGTACCACGCGCATCCGGACAGGGAACCACCGTGAGCCTCAAACCGCTTGGTGTCGCAGCACTGGCTGCGTGCATCGCGCTGACCGGCTGCGACCAACAGCAGAGCGATCAAGCCGTGCAAAAACTGAAGGACTTCTTCAACGCCGTCAAACCGGACGCGTTGCTACTCAAGGACATGACCCCGGGCGTCACGACCGAAGCGCAGATCCGCGCGCAGATGGGCAAGCCCGAAACCGAGCGCACCTTCACCGACGGCTCGAAGCGCTTCGAGTATCCGCGCGGTCCGCAAGGTCTGAACACCTACATGGTCGACATCGATCGCGATGGCAAGCTGCAGGCCATCACGCAGGTGCTGACCGCCGCGAACTTCGCGAAGATCCGTCAGGGCATGAGCGAGGACGAAGTGCGCCGGCTGCTCGGCAAGCCCGGAGAAATCGCGGTGTTTCCGCTGAAGCCGGAGACTGTGTGGAGCTGGAAATGGCGCGAGGGCGGCGTGACCGAGGAGGGCATCTTCAACGTTCACTTCGACGCGCAGAAGAAGGTGTACACGACGTCGCGCTCGGATGTGATGCGGGGGCGATAGCGAACGCATTCGCGCACGCGCGGGCCGGCG
Protein-coding regions in this window:
- the glgA gene encoding glycogen synthase GlgA: MTIRALHVASELYPLLKTGGLADVAGALPSALIELGADVRVLLPGFPAVLAGLRELKPVVQLGRRFDAPDVTLERGTLPTNGLTVYVIRAPSLYDRPGNPYLDDQHVPYGDNARRFALLGWVAAQLAQQLDPTWSAQIVHAHDWHAGLAPAYLKAAEREHGCTLARSVFTIHNLAYQGIFPAHQFGQLGLPADFFSMHGVEFYGQLSFLKAGLYYSDRITTVSPTYAREIQTIAHGGGLDALLRHRSHDLSGILNGVDYTVWNPANDALVATHYSATRLAGKLACKEALQKRFGLAQKSDALLFGVVSRLTEQKGLDLLLGVVPEIVRRGGQLVVFGTGDPALEAGLKRAAQAHPESVAVELGFDETLAHTIIAGSDVVAVPSRFEPCGLTQLYALAYGTLPLVHCVGGLADTVADASLENLANDLATGFVFERFEPNGLATAIRRAFALYGRRTEWKAAQRRAMRQDFGWGASAERYLALYRELV
- the glgC gene encoding glucose-1-phosphate adenylyltransferase encodes the protein MSTPARLNDLQRTTLAIVLAGGRGTRLGPLTNKRVKPAVHFGGKYRIIDFALSNCLNSGIRRIAVVTQYKAHSLLRHLQRGWGFLRGEMGEFIDLWPAQQRVEGAHWYRGTADAVFQNLDIIRSIRPKYVVVLAGDHIYKMDYTRMIADHADSGADCTVGCIEVPRMDAVAFGVMAVDENRRVTGFVEKPADPPAMPGRPDTALASMGIYVFNADYLYSLLEENIAAIDTDHDFGKDILPRVVTQGTAIAHPFSMSCVSSDPNVEPYWRDVGTIDAYWAANLDLASTIPTLDLYDRSWPIWTYQEQLPPAKFVRDMKGLQGSGNNLIVCGGCVISGSQISRSVLSSNVKVSSFCNINEAVLLPQVTVGASCRLQKVVIDRGCSIPEGTVIGEDAARDAERFYRTDDGVVLVTEEALRKQPK
- a CDS encoding alpha/beta fold hydrolase codes for the protein MPMSLRRLPSLALLSICACVAMSMVSAGADAATPAGARSDTSPPAASAAASASAPAVEDPGPAYGPELEGFNYPAPVARFEFTSQGVPLQMAYMDVKPAHPNGRTIVLLHGKNFCSATWDATIHRLSDAGYRVVAPDQIGFCKSSKPEHYQYSFQQLARNTHALLESIGVTDATVVGHSTGGMLAIRYALMYPRETQQLVLVNPIGLEDWKAKGVPSLSVDQWYQRELKTTADGIRRYEQSTYYAGQWRADYEPWVQMLAGMYRGPGKQIVAWNSALLYDMIYTQPVVYELGQLQMPTLLLIGQKDTTAIGKDAAPPAVRAKIGHYPELGRAAAKAIPHATLVEFAGLGHAPQMQDPDAFHKALLDGLAAVPANR
- a CDS encoding lytic transglycosylase domain-containing protein, whose translation is MEQHKTNAFRRLRSWPICAWVALLALGNSAVQAAAATEATPAAPPAGDCFDKAGAYQGVNPLVLRAVAWRESKGDAAAINHNANGSIDVGQLQINSIHFPELKNQGIPSRALTDPCVNIFVAAWLLKQKMVRYGNTWRAIGAYHSESPHERDAYARSIQTILVDWGLLQPQR
- a CDS encoding LLM class flavin-dependent oxidoreductase, yielding MIPFSVLDLSPVAAGATPADAFRNTLDLAQHAEKLGYKRFWLAEHHNMPGIASAATSVVIGHVAGGTKTIRVGSGGIMLPNHAPLVIAEQFGTLASLYPGRIDLGLGRAPGTDQTTARALRRDLQASAETFPDDVVELQRYFADPVAGQRIRAVPGAGLHVPLWLLGSSLYSAQLAAALGLPFAFASHFAPDYLMSALQVYRAQFRPSATLDKPYAMVGVNLFAADSNDEATRLFTSLQQQFINLRRGTPGQLQPPVDRLDASEMELNNVARALACTAIGDRDTVRADLQSIIEQTGANELMLTAQIYDHRARLRSFEIGAEVREELMTQK
- a CDS encoding rhodanese homology domain-containing protein; translation: MNVVKEFRTRSFTDVCHALLDRAEIALVDVREEEPHARSHPLFAASLPFSRLELEAPARLPRPAVPIVVFDDGEGLAERAAERLTELGYSDVALLEGSLQGWRKAGGELFRDVNVPSKAFGELVDSVRHTPSLAAHEVQALLDREAGVVVLDARRFEEFHTMNIPGSINVPGGELVLRARQFAPDPATRIIVNCAGRTRSIIGAQSLINAGVPNPVAALRNGTMGWTLAGQPLAHGSTRRFEGPVDDASRLAAAAGARAVADRARVGRTSRDEARRWADEEVRTVYRFDVRTPQEYEAGHVPGFRSAPGGQLVQETDMFAPVRGARVIVADNDGVRANMSASWLAQMNMEVFVVDGLTAADFAEKGTAPLARHAIAPPEVDEIEPAGLAALLQSPGTVVLDFAHSENYVKRHIPGAWFVIRSQLGDALRTLPDAKRYVVTCGSSVLARFVAPELAASSGRPVQVLRGGTAAWIDAGLPVEAGGTRMASPRIDRYQRPYEGTDNAREAMSAYLEWEHGLVAQLARDGTHGFRVI
- the bamE gene encoding outer membrane protein assembly factor BamE domain-containing protein, which gives rise to MSLKPLGVAALAACIALTGCDQQQSDQAVQKLKDFFNAVKPDALLLKDMTPGVTTEAQIRAQMGKPETERTFTDGSKRFEYPRGPQGLNTYMVDIDRDGKLQAITQVLTAANFAKIRQGMSEDEVRRLLGKPGEIAVFPLKPETVWSWKWREGGVTEEGIFNVHFDAQKKVYTTSRSDVMRGR